One region of Azoarcus sp. CIB genomic DNA includes:
- a CDS encoding RNA-binding domain-containing protein — protein MTFDLATQEDLTLLSETVEMECKLAQGADGKGEVPRDFWPTYSAMANAHGGVILLGVREKDGRFSVAGLENPTKVRSDLFNTLNNRAAVSSNLLTDADVAEKSIDGKTILAVRVPQASRKQKPVYLKGQPLGNTYRRLNDGDRHCDEETVKRMLAEQVEDERDARILVGFGMADIDPESLRIYRQMLRDEKPGHPFLEQDDFEFLNSLRGWRRDRQTGESGLTLAGLLMFGKWVAIQEAVPHYFLDYQERPEAKTELRWVDRLVPDGTWSGNLFEFYRRVYRKLTTDLKVRFALKDGRRQDDTPVHEALREALVNTLVHADYTGRVSVLVVKRPDMFGFRNPGGLRLPIEQVIRGGESDCRNRILHQMFLLIGLGERGGSGVPRIYGGWKSQHWRPPALMEKDEPEQTLLMLQMADLLPDNVLAQLRARFGAQFDALDYTGRLVMATAAMERVVSHHRLLEICDAHSHDLSVLLARLVKQGMLDSDGRSRGTVYFMPGDSLPTPEQVFMGPALPLAVSRNLGTRSEYSEVSSEYSSTTSEHSGSSNVERDCHGRLITPHLDAPIIDDLTRVDIAFRTALEHLAEEPRQKERLSAERMERVILNLCRDHFMALSALAQLVNRNPDGLRQQYLTKMVRASKMVLAFPTKPTHEKQAYRAADGSTPDPDDDDLQAGPTI, from the coding sequence ATGACGTTCGACTTGGCGACGCAAGAAGACCTGACTTTGTTGTCGGAAACCGTGGAGATGGAGTGCAAGCTCGCACAAGGGGCCGATGGCAAAGGTGAAGTGCCCAGGGACTTTTGGCCGACCTACTCCGCGATGGCGAACGCGCACGGGGGCGTCATTCTCCTGGGCGTCCGGGAGAAGGATGGAAGATTCAGCGTCGCCGGGCTCGAAAACCCGACGAAGGTAAGGAGCGACCTTTTCAATACGCTCAACAATCGGGCCGCTGTCAGCTCCAACCTGCTCACCGATGCCGACGTGGCCGAGAAGTCGATCGACGGAAAGACGATTTTGGCCGTCAGGGTTCCACAGGCCTCCCGCAAGCAGAAGCCGGTGTACCTGAAAGGGCAGCCTCTCGGAAACACCTACAGAAGGCTGAACGATGGAGACCGTCACTGCGATGAAGAGACCGTCAAGCGCATGCTTGCCGAACAGGTCGAGGACGAGCGTGACGCACGTATTCTCGTCGGCTTCGGGATGGCTGATATCGATCCCGAAAGTTTGCGAATTTACCGGCAGATGCTCCGAGACGAAAAGCCGGGCCACCCGTTCCTTGAGCAGGACGATTTCGAGTTTCTGAACAGCTTGCGGGGTTGGAGGCGCGATCGGCAGACAGGGGAATCGGGGCTCACACTTGCGGGTTTGTTGATGTTTGGAAAATGGGTGGCCATTCAGGAAGCCGTACCACACTATTTCTTGGACTATCAAGAGCGCCCGGAGGCAAAGACCGAACTGCGTTGGGTTGATCGGCTGGTACCAGACGGAACCTGGTCAGGAAACCTTTTCGAGTTCTATCGGAGGGTGTACCGAAAACTGACCACTGACCTGAAAGTCCGGTTTGCACTTAAGGATGGACGGCGACAGGACGACACCCCGGTACACGAGGCATTGCGTGAGGCCTTGGTCAACACCCTGGTCCACGCTGACTACACGGGGCGGGTGTCGGTCCTCGTTGTAAAGCGACCGGACATGTTTGGCTTCCGCAATCCGGGGGGCTTGCGCTTGCCAATCGAGCAGGTCATTCGCGGCGGGGAAAGCGACTGCCGGAACCGGATCCTGCACCAGATGTTCCTCCTTATCGGTCTTGGCGAGCGCGGTGGGTCGGGGGTCCCGCGCATTTACGGAGGGTGGAAGAGCCAACACTGGCGACCGCCGGCACTGATGGAAAAGGACGAGCCGGAGCAAACACTGCTGATGTTACAGATGGCCGATCTCCTCCCCGATAACGTTCTTGCCCAGTTGCGGGCACGCTTCGGCGCGCAGTTCGATGCGCTCGACTATACGGGGCGGCTTGTGATGGCAACCGCTGCCATGGAACGGGTTGTCAGCCACCATCGCTTGCTGGAAATCTGTGATGCGCATTCGCACGACCTGAGCGTGCTCCTTGCTCGCTTGGTCAAACAAGGCATGCTTGACTCGGATGGGCGCTCGCGTGGCACCGTGTATTTCATGCCGGGAGACTCCTTGCCTACCCCGGAGCAGGTGTTCATGGGGCCCGCACTTCCTTTGGCGGTGTCTCGCAATCTAGGAACCCGCTCCGAATATTCGGAGGTGAGCTCCGAATATTCCTCGACCACCTCCGAACATTCCGGCTCATCGAACGTCGAGCGTGATTGCCATGGCAGGTTGATCACGCCGCATCTTGACGCCCCGATCATTGACGACCTAACGCGTGTAGATATCGCATTTCGGACCGCCTTGGAGCATTTGGCGGAAGAGCCCCGCCAAAAGGAAAGACTCAGCGCCGAACGGATGGAACGCGTTATCTTGAATCTGTGCCGGGACCACTTTATGGCCCTTTCTGCTTTGGCGCAGCTGGTTAATCGCAACCCGGACGGACTGCGTCAGCAGTACCTGACCAAGATGGTCCGGGCGAGCAAGATGGTCTTGGCATTTCCCACGAAGCCGACGCATGAGAAGCAAGCGTATCGTGCCGCGGACGGCTCAACGCCGGACCCCGACGACGACGACCTCCAGGCCGGACCGACAATCTGA
- a CDS encoding TSUP family transporter: MIADTEWLLLALGLAAFFAGVVDAVVGGGGLIQIPALFSAFPNASPATLFGTNKLSSVVGTTSAAIQYGRRVEIPWRVTLPGAVAAFTGSWFGARTVAYLSPELLRPLVLGLLILVAIYTFRRKDFGTGGSALPAGRRPVALALLIGAVVGFYDGFFGPGTGSFLIFLFVRFLGMDFLRASVNAKILNVATNVAAIALFASTVELLWQVAGVMAVCNLSGALVGSRLALRHGAGFVRRMFLGVLCVLIGKMVYDLVLRLH, translated from the coding sequence ATGATAGCCGACACTGAGTGGCTGCTCCTCGCCCTCGGGCTGGCTGCCTTCTTCGCTGGCGTCGTCGACGCCGTCGTCGGCGGCGGGGGACTGATCCAGATTCCAGCGCTGTTCTCGGCCTTCCCGAACGCGAGCCCGGCGACCCTGTTCGGGACGAACAAGCTGTCGAGCGTTGTCGGGACCACGAGCGCGGCGATCCAGTATGGACGACGGGTAGAGATCCCGTGGCGCGTGACCTTGCCGGGGGCGGTCGCGGCCTTCACCGGTTCGTGGTTCGGTGCCAGGACCGTGGCCTACCTGTCGCCGGAGCTGCTGCGGCCGCTGGTGCTCGGCTTGCTGATCCTGGTCGCGATCTACACTTTCCGGCGCAAGGACTTCGGTACCGGCGGCAGCGCGTTGCCCGCCGGACGCAGGCCCGTGGCGCTTGCGCTGCTGATCGGCGCGGTCGTGGGTTTCTACGACGGCTTCTTCGGTCCGGGGACGGGGAGCTTTCTGATCTTCCTGTTTGTCCGATTTCTTGGCATGGACTTCCTGCGCGCCTCGGTCAACGCGAAGATCCTGAACGTCGCGACCAACGTCGCCGCGATCGCGTTGTTTGCGAGTACTGTCGAGTTGTTGTGGCAGGTGGCCGGGGTGATGGCCGTGTGCAACCTGTCGGGGGCGCTCGTGGGATCGCGGCTCGCGCTCAGGCACGGGGCGGGGTTCGTACGCAGGATGTTTCTCGGTGTGCTGTGCGTGCTGATCGGGAAGATGGTGTACGACCTCGTTTTGCGCCTGCACTGA
- a CDS encoding type I restriction-modification system subunit M N-terminal domain-containing protein, with protein sequence MIDDIKKTMRADTDRLRANMDATEYKHLVLGLIFVKLVSDTFADLRAALVPRQPSFQWL encoded by the coding sequence ATGATCGACGACATAAAAAAAACCATGCGGGCGGATACCGACAGGCTCCGCGCCAACATGGACGCCACCGAGTACAAGCACCTCGTGCTCGGCCTGATTTTCGTCAAACTCGTTTCCGACACCTTCGCCGACCTTCGCGCGGCGCTGGTCCCTCGCCAACCTTCCTTTCAATGGCTCTGA